In Providencia hangzhouensis, the DNA window TCCTTTTGCCATGATTGTTGGGATAGCCGCATCCGCTGCCTTTATGACCCCAGTTTCATCACCAGTGAATACCTTAGTTTTAGGGCCTGGTGGGTATAAATTTGCTGATTTCCTAAAAATTGGTGTGCCGTTTACTATTATCGTAATGCTAATTAGTATTTTGGTTGTACCGGTATTATTTCCCTTTAATTAATCTTTGTTATTTATAATTTCAAAATTACCATCAATAACGAATGAAAAGCAAATCGTTATTGATGGTTTTCTATTAAAAAAACGTAAGCGTTAATATTTATTCGTTTTTTCATTTGATAAATGAAATGCTAGCTTATTTCTGACAAATCAATGTGAGGAATATATAATATGAATAAAGAAACTGCTACACCGGAAAGGTATTATTTGGGCTTGGCAACATTTGAAAACTTTTGGGGGGAAGACTTAAGTTCTGTTGTCATTGAGCACTATGTTAATAACCTTAGTAATAGCAGAACGAAAAAATATCCCAGTTCACAAACTTTGTCTAATATTGCCAATAAAGCAGTTATGAAAGATATTTTTGCATTTAAATATGAGATCGGTATTAATGATTCATATGATTACTGGGTAGTTGAAATAACAACTAAAAGTGGCAAAAAATATCGTACAAAATCGAGCTTTTATTGTTCTATTACCTTTGAAGATAAAGGAAAAGTGGTTTTGGGGGTTAATGGGGACTTTAAGCGGCTGTATGTGCATTTCCCGTCATCGTCTGACTGTTCTACGGCATTTAACGAAGTATAATTAATAACTGCTTATGCAGAGTAGGAATATTTATTATTCCTACTAAAAAAATTAATTACTGATTTCATCAAGGGAAAGTTTAAAACCTGGGACAAATTTTTCCATAAAATAATCCATTTCAGGGCTTTTTCTTTCTTCTAATATTTTCTCTAGGCGTTTTTTTGCAAGTTTAAATTCACTATTACCCGCGGAAAGCTCTTCTAAACATTTTAAATAAGCGCACAATGAGTCAGCTTGTTTAACCAATGAATGTTCTTCATCAGTTTGTAAATCTTCAATAATTAGTTCACGGAAGTCATCTTGCAGTTCTTCTGGTAGCATTTCGAGTAATTTTTGTTGGGCGAACTTCTCTATTTTTTTGTATTCATGAGCAATTTGCTGATTATGATATTTAATCGGAGTTGGTAAATCTCCAGTGATAACTTCGCTCGCATCATGGTACATGGCTAACATGGCTATTCGTTCTGCATTAACCTGACCGCCGAATCGACGATTTTTGATGATAGCAAGAGCATGGGCAACCATAGCCACTTGTAAGCTATGTTCCGAAACGTTTTCAGTTCGTACATTGCGCATTAAAGGCCAGCGGTGAATGAGTTTCATTCTAGCAAGGTGGGCGAAAAAGTAGCTCATAAGTCCTCTTCTGTGGTGTCTGCAAACAACTAAAATTATAACGGAAATAATGTGGTAGTGATATATTTTTATTGTTTTTTAATAAGTTACTAGTTCGTAATTATTTATTAATATTTATTTTCATATTAAGATGATCATAATAATATAATCAGGATCTGACTTTAATTTAACTGTTATTTTAATTGTGTTGAATTATAGAATCAAAAAAATATAATGAATGTTCAATTCGGAAATAAAGAGGCAATATGAAATATTTTCCATTTATATTATTGGGCTTTTTCCTGGTGGCAATTTATTTTATTTCTATTATTTGATTATCAGAATAATACAGTCTATTAATGATGACTCGATTTAGAATAAAAAAGCCTCCGGAGTAGGAGGCTTTCACTTTATGTTTGATAAAATTTTTATTGGCGATAACCTTCAAGGAAACGGCCAAATTTATTAATCGCCATTTCAAGGTCATCTGCATAAGGTAATGTGACAATTCTAAAGTGATCGGGTTCAGGCCAGTTAAATGCGGTACCTTGAACTAATAACACTTTCTCTTGTAACAATAGGTCTAAAATCATTTTCTGGTCGTCATAGATATTAAATCGTTTAATATCGATTTTTGGGAACATATACAGAGCACCTTGTGGTTTGACACATGAAACGCCCGGTATTTGGTTGATCAACTCCCATGCACGATTACGTTGCTCATATAAACGACCACCTGGTTGAATAAATTCACTGATACTTTGGTAGCCCCCGAGTGCAGTTTGAATAGCATGCTGCATTGGAACGTTAGCGCACAGGCGCATCGAGGCCAGCATTTCTAAACCTTCAATATAGCTTTTTGCATGTTTTTTCGGGCCGTTTAATACCATCCAACCTTGGCGAAAACCAGCGACGCGATAAGTTTTAGATAAACCATTAAATGTGATGGTTAATAAATCAGGGGCGAGGGCAGCAATAGAGTGATGTACAGCATCATCATAAAGAATTTTATCGTAGATCTCATCAGCATAAATAATAAGATTGTGCTGGCGAGCCAATTCGACAATTTCCATTAACAGATCTTTACTGTAGACCGCACCGGTTGGGTTATTTGGGTTTATGACCACAATACCACGCGTTCTTGGGGTGATTTTTTTGCGAATGTCTTCAATATCAGGCATCCAACCTTGTTGCTCATCACACATATAATGAACGGCTTTCCCACCTGAAAGGGAAACCGCAGCGGTCCATAATGGGTAATCAGGCGCAGGCACTAACATTTCATCACCATTATTAAGCAGCGCTTGCATGGCTTGTACGATTAATTCAGAAACGCCATTACCAATGTAGACATCTTCCACGGTCATTTCATGAATACCGCGAGCTTGGTAATGCTGCACAATCGCTTTACGGGCAGAATATAAGCCTTTTGAATCACAATAACCCTGAGAACTAGGCAGATTACGCAAGACATCAACTAGGATTTCATCTGGGGCTTCAAAACCAAATGGGGCCGGGTTACCAATATTGAGTTTGAGGACTTTGTTGCCTTCTTCTTCTAGGCGTTTAGCTTCTTTTAAGACGGGCCCACGAATGTCATAGCAAACATTATCGAGCTTACTGGATTTAGTTAGATTATTCATAGTTTTCTCATTACCCTAAGGGTTACATTGGTCGAGCCGGCGTTATTCCTTTACTCTACTCCTCCCTCAGAAGCTTTTGAAGATGCAAGGTTATTTTTGGTGTAAAAGGTTGGTTTACGCTTAAATGTAATGTTTGGTATCTTATTATATAGTTTAAGTTAGTTGTATATTCCTAAAATATAGCATTGTCTGGATTATAATTTTAACATTTATTGATGTTTTGGAGTATAAAAAGTAAAAAAGCAGAAAAACAGAGGAAAAAGGAAAATTTGTATCAAAATGTAATATTAAGCATTGAATCATTAAAATAGACATGATTTTTTTGCTGTAATAGCCTTTTTTTATAATAATTAGTGTGATTTTGTTAGTAATATTGATTGTTTCGAGTCATTTTTATTAACAAAAAGTGTTACTTAAAATTGTAACTAATTGATATATATAACTATAGGTAAATAGTGAAACGAATTTTATAATGTGCTTACATTAAAATAATTGTGATTACATTAAATATGTTACTATTTAAGCGTGTTCTAGAAAGCGCTTTGTTAGTTTGTTTTTTAGGAAAACATCCCCTTTTTATTAAAATTATTTGATTTTTGGAAGTATGCTATTTGCACACGTGCTCTATCAATTATAAATGATGAGCAGGGTGGAAAAGTAAAATAATTAGAAGTTATTGCAGATCTATGGATTAGAAATGCACTCGCTTAGTAGTCGCTATAAACTCGCTGATTCTCATGGAGGAGAGCAGAAACACCAGGTAACATAAAATTATATAAGAGAATGAACGA includes these proteins:
- a CDS encoding pyridoxal phosphate-dependent aminotransferase; the protein is MNNLTKSSKLDNVCYDIRGPVLKEAKRLEEEGNKVLKLNIGNPAPFGFEAPDEILVDVLRNLPSSQGYCDSKGLYSARKAIVQHYQARGIHEMTVEDVYIGNGVSELIVQAMQALLNNGDEMLVPAPDYPLWTAAVSLSGGKAVHYMCDEQQGWMPDIEDIRKKITPRTRGIVVINPNNPTGAVYSKDLLMEIVELARQHNLIIYADEIYDKILYDDAVHHSIAALAPDLLTITFNGLSKTYRVAGFRQGWMVLNGPKKHAKSYIEGLEMLASMRLCANVPMQHAIQTALGGYQSISEFIQPGGRLYEQRNRAWELINQIPGVSCVKPQGALYMFPKIDIKRFNIYDDQKMILDLLLQEKVLLVQGTAFNWPEPDHFRIVTLPYADDLEMAINKFGRFLEGYRQ
- the yfbR gene encoding 5'-deoxynucleotidase; amino-acid sequence: MSYFFAHLARMKLIHRWPLMRNVRTENVSEHSLQVAMVAHALAIIKNRRFGGQVNAERIAMLAMYHDASEVITGDLPTPIKYHNQQIAHEYKKIEKFAQQKLLEMLPEELQDDFRELIIEDLQTDEEHSLVKQADSLCAYLKCLEELSAGNSEFKLAKKRLEKILEERKSPEMDYFMEKFVPGFKLSLDEISN